The Primulina eburnea isolate SZY01 chromosome 13, ASM2296580v1, whole genome shotgun sequence genome includes a region encoding these proteins:
- the LOC140809031 gene encoding uncharacterized protein, producing MQSTPLISKPANLLTIVRCDAGVDGSRSSRAAATPLLSVAKPSWIVSTQSNVRIEKRKFPDPPCVVCRGSGRVDCHECHGRGRTNHVQLTVLPKGEWPKWCRSCGGSGLGYCDRCLGTGEYRYIMGFQFMKRDTDHIQGNRAYQMEDRRGSHSFTELLLNEVQLNSSAEN from the exons ATGCAAAGTACGCCACTGATCTCGAAACCGGCGAATCTACTAACGATAGTCAGGTGTGATGCCGGAGTTGATGGTAGTCGAAGTTCTCGGGCAGCTGCGACTCCGCTTCTTTCCGTAGCCAAGCCTTCCTGGATCGTCAGTACTCAG TCAAATGTTcgtatagaaaaaagaaaattcCCCGATCCACCTTGTGTTGTTTGCAGAGGAAGCGGTAGAGTTGATTGTCACGAATGTCATGGTAGAG GGAGGACAAATCATGTCCAATTGACCGTGCTTCCCAAAGGAGAATGGCCAAAATG GTGCAGGAGCTGTGGAGGAAGCGGTCTTGGGTACTGTGATCGTTGTCTAGGAACAGGAGAATACAGATATATAATGGGATTCCAATTCATGAAGAGGGATACCGATCACATCCAAGGTAACCGAGCATATCAAATGGAAGATAGACGAGGTTCACATTCATTTACGGAGCTACTGCTAAATGAGGTACAGTTGAATTCAAG